AATAGAACATGACACGATATTCTATATAGCACTTGAACTAATAATgtcaataaaatatattattttaaataaaaagagctttatattattatgaatatatttttcatgatgaatctaacaACATCAATCTTATGTTATCAatctatataatttttaattaattaatagcCAAAGTACAAAATGTTTGACTTATGACAATCCTAAATGAACTTACATTTAGGATAGGAGGGATCACTTAATATGCATAGAGCATCAGCAGCTGCAAATCGCTGATCACCCAATCAATAGCCGCAACAAAGAGGAAAAATCGAATGATTGATCAAGTGGTAAATTTGTAACACGACAGTAGTAAAGTTTGCAAAGGTTATCCAAGATGGTAAAAAACCGACGATGTGTCACCGACATGTGGCCCTAGTCCCCACTTGTTAGCCTCATAGCATTGTATCCATCTTTGCGAGTATACTAGGCTATTTTGTGTGAAAAGATAATGTTacggttttgattttcattgcacCGATTCAACAGGTCCACAGCTCGTCCATAGAAGTGCAGTACAACAAAAGAACTGAAAAGTGATCAACTAGCTCATGTCCCAAGTCATTGTACACAAACTACTGATATGCAAAACATGAATCATCAACCAATGCAAATTCACTATCAGTAGCTGGTACCCAAAATACCACGATGCCAGCAGCATAGTTGCCTCACAGAAAAAAACAGGCATTTGCTTCCATGTCCCAGACTCTCAGTCTTTAGATGCATTGGCTCCTGGGCCTTTCTTTCCGCCATACTTCTGCATTGGAATTGCAAGCAGAGGTTAGTAAATGATGTAAGATAAACTATACTACACTGTACACTGCAGGTGCAGTTCAATGCTTTCAGTCGGTTCTAGGGAGGATGTCTTGTCAATTGACATGATGTAAAACAGTTGAcctcaaaataggaaaaaacttGTCAATAAATGGTGGACCAATATACTGAATCACATGCATTAGTTTCCAAACTCATAAACAAGTTCCTGATCCCAGTAATGTGGAAAATTTACTATGGATGAACTCGAATGCTAAGGGAAAAGGCTTTAGCTCTGAGTTCTTATTGCCTCCTAGGCACCACGCTACCTAGTAGCAATGCATCAATGAGCACTGAACTGGTTATTATTGACTAGACCTAGACACAACCGGCAGTAGTGACCACTGGGCATAAAACCATTTGGTGTCCTGCTAGAAATCATGATCTACTTAACTTCCAAGCAGCAAAAGGAAACACAGGAGTTCAACAACATAGAGGTCTCACCTGCTTTCCGATGTTGAACGGGACATACTTGTACTTGATCATATGCACAATCTGTCGCTTCATTGTCAGGGCAAAGAGCACAATCCAATAGCAGAGCAGTATTGGCCAGAAGACAGGAACATCGAATACAGAGAAGAAGGTCATGACGAAAGCGATACAAAAGGCTTTTGTGACAGCGTACCTGAAATAAGATTAGTCGGTTAACATAGTTTCAGCTGTTGCATCTCCAATGCAAAAAAGAcaccaaaaataacacaaatcTACTAGCACCGGAACACAAAAACTTCACTGTAGTAGGCTAGTAGCATGATGTTCCCAATATTAAGTACTACTAATGAAGGCAGCAAATGTCCATGCTTGCCTAAAGAAGTAGTATCAAATAGACAACTGATAGTTTCAGATGCACTGCGCAGTCTGTGAGACACAATTGGCTGGCTGGTTGGTTTGTGAATGGTGAATCTTATCTAATGGTCCAAGACAGCATAGTTTGTTCAATCAAAATCTGACACAAAGCAGCATATTTCTAGCCTTATGGAATTGGATTCCTAGTTAATAGCAACCAGGCATAGTCTTTCCACAAGCAAAGGATGTAGAGAACTAGCTAGGCTAGCGTGATGCCTTTGAACATAAGCATAGGCCTGAAATGAGGCCATGGCAGAACCGCAATCGCATACCAGAACTTGAACTCGGGGAGGCGGCGAATGAATGGCTTGAACTCGTCGGAGCCGCGGGTGGGGAGCGCGGGGCCGGCGTCGAGCGCCTCGAGCTCCGGGTCGACCATGGGGGAGAGGAAGCCGATGAGGAGGTTGAGCAGGTAGATGCCCAGCCCGTAGGCCACCACGTAGAAGCCCTGTACGTAGTACACCCGCAGCGCGTACACCGCCGCGGCCACGAGCGTGCCCGCCCACCGCCCCGCCGCGTGCGGCGCCGCGCGGTCAAGGTAGTGCTGGAACGCCCGCGACGCCTCCGCGCGCCACCGCTCCGCCGAGCCGACGGTGGGAGAGGGCTCCATGGCTGCCGCTTGGGGATCCCGGGGTTCACCTAGGAGGTGGGATTAGGTTTGGGAACCGGGTCTGGGACTCGGTGATCGCGAGCAGAGGATTCACACATGCCGCCACGAtgcagaggatcccgatccCGCCACGATGGGTTCGCTCGTTTGGGCCGGCGGAGGTCACGTGTTAAAAAAGTAGACACTCACATTCAGAGAAGAAAGGTactagtaaatatgaaaaattccAAAGTATATCATAAGAGGGTACTAGCTAAGTGCTTcggaaacataaatattagatataataatatcaaacataaatttaaaatacggagatataaatatacatgaAAGCATTGTTGAATAAGTACATCAGGAATGATGTCGTAGTTTCATTTTAGATAagtaaaaaagaaggaaaaattatttgataattttttctatttatttatttatattagtaaaatatgtcTCATATCCGTAACCTAAAGTACGAGAATAGATAGTAAAAATGAGCAAATTATTCTAATTTTAGAAGGTTTTATTAGATGTATGTAttctcttatttatttatttatttatattagtaaAATATGCCTTATATCCGTAGCCTAAAGTACGAGAATAGATAGTAAAAGTGAgcaaattattcaaattttagaagGTTTTATTAGATGTGTGTAGAGTAGAGCGAACATGTGACGCGAGAATCAACTCatgttttatataatagatattaataggttatattttttttcatttcataaATCAGGCAACAAAAAATCTTAAAACCACACTTCCCACGGGTCCAACCTATGGAAAGGGCGGTTTTAAGAAAATTTGTTGCAAAAGAAAGTGTGgttattttatttgaaatacTCAAAAGAAAATGAGTCATTGTTGTGACACTTGCTCCAATATTGGAGAgagacttttgtgatctgtCTTAGTGTCACTGCTTAAAAACATTAGTATTTCATTTACTGAAAAGAACAGAAATGCTACGGATTTTCTGAATCTCTTGTACGTGGGGTAGCCGGGTAGCAACGGTTTTTAGCGTTTATAAATTTGTCCGGCTAAACTGTCTCAGGTGCAGCGAGTAGTACACCTACCAGATTGGTGAAACATTGCTAGAAATCGAAAACCATATCTTCGTCTCCATCTTCTTCGTCCAGCTGGCTATCCTCATCCAACTTCTCGCGCTCGAACAGATAAGGTGCATTGCCCTCTGCATTCTTCTTGGTGTCATTCATCTCTATGATACGGTTCATCTTCTCACAGATAGACGACTGAACCGCCCCTTCTGAGATATCCTGATCATCTGAGCCTAGCCCGAGAAGCACGGCGCATTCGTCTTGGAACTCTTCGTCGTTGGACGACAAGATCAGGCCGGCGATTGACTGCGCAAGATCTGGAACATTTTCCCGAACCTGAAATGACATAACGAGCAGGTCACATTAGTCGCAGTCAATAAGCATACTGGCAGAATGAACAAATTCATCTAACGGTTCCCATATGAGGCCATGCAGTTGCAAATAGTTGAGCATGCAATACACATATTTAAGTCCATGCCCAGTTGAAACCAACCGAAATTCTATGAATCCCAGTAATAGCTAATACTCTAAGCGTGTAGTTTGAGGCTAGGAAGCTGCAGGTTGTAGCTTGTAACTCTGCAGTACCGAGCTCAAGCCCAAAATGCACCACATTAGAATTTACTCCTCATTTCCGTGTATAAATGCACCACATCAGAAGGAAAGTGAAGTTATTCATATTGTTAGGAATCAATAGAGTGCAAAAATGTGCTCATGAACTTCAAGATCTAAAAACTATTATACGATGACATGTAAACGTGGAAAGGAGTAAGGTCAACTGCTGAATTTTTATATACCTGGACAAGTATTTTTAACTCGCAACGAAACATGTGAAGGACTTGACCACTGCTTATGGTGCTGGACCTTATACACTGTGTAATATATTAACTTTATTATGACGCATGCTTAAGTTATTTCTGTACCACCTTGAACAAATGTAGGAGGCAGTTTGCAGTGTAATTTGTTAAGACAATTTGAACTGAATCTATCTGGTGTCAGTTTAGCCTTAGCTTCTGTCCAACTAGCAACAGTCATTTCTTCAGTTACAAAACTAAAACATAGAGTATATGTTAGTTAACAGCAAATATGTAGAAGGCACATACCCTTTGACCATGGCAACTGAGGAAGTCTCCTGCATGATCTGCTTTCAAGTGAGACAATGCAGACTTAAGTGCCTTCCTTACAAGGTGTCTATCTTGTTGAGATCCCTTCCATTCTTGTACTGCGGTGGCTAGAGCAAGTCAAGGACAACCAGAGAAAATCTCGACCTTCCACATATAATTCGAGGctttcaaccaaaaaaaaaaaaaatgcttgtgAAAGtcccaaaaagaaaaatagtatGCAGTGTACAGAACGGAAACTGGATATCATCCATGGTGAGTGTGAATGGCAATATCAACACGAGCAAATGCCATGTTATCCCACTCAAGAACAGCATTTCCTTCATCATCCATGAAACCTCCTTTTAACTTGAAACCATAGCTTTGCCAGTCTATGCTCCTCAACACATCGAAGGTGGATTGTGATATGGGACAAGGTACAAATTCTTCAAAATGCAAAACCTACAATTGCTCCATCCAACAGTGGCATAAATCATCAGCTCAGTTGAATCATCCTGTTTTAACCCCTGTAATCTCACTGAGCACAAGCAAGAATGTATCTCATGAACAAGTAATACTACAGTCAATGCATCAGATTGTACTGGCAGGGAAAGTGGAGCCCGCGACCTGAATTCAATCCAGGCACAGGCTAGAGCGAGAAACACCTATTCAGCAAAACAAAAGTATAACTGAAAGCTCTGTGGTGCAAACCTGTGTGGACGAACAATTTACCATCCAACAACTCAAATCAGATGCAGTGTGTGCAACCACTATGACTACTTCAACATTTAGCCCTTTAGCTTTTCTTCTGTCTACATTGCTTACTGTTCCAGTACCAATCTTCAGAAGATCTCTGAAGTGAGAAAGGATAAAAGTAGAACTTAATAATCATGTTTAATATGGCAGCATAGCAATATGACGAATGCATAAACCATAATTAGATGATAATCTTTATCAGCACGCCAATGACTTAATATAATGACAACAGACCAGACAACATCAAGGTCAGGACTTAGGAGCTTAGCACATGCATGCCTGAAAGACTGAAAGAGATTGGGGTTGGGCGATGAGCAAATACTCCAGTCTAGCATGGGATGATTTTGCCTGTTGGCGGCCATAAACATTTTTTCTCATGGTTGTCAGTTGTTTGCTTGACTAAAGGAAGATCTTAGGTCCATATCAGTAAACTCACATGGAAAAGTCTTGATGTCTTCAAAGTTCAAATGTATACATATGGATGCCTTAAACTTTACATGTGTTGATACATACATCTTATAATAATTAAGCTAAAGTTAATTATGAACAGAATATCAGTAAGCCCTGTACAGGAGCAAAGGCAAAACAATATTAGCACAATCCCTATCTAGTTTCCTTCACGTAAGAGTAGGGTGACTTCAGCATAAATATCTTGGAGCACATATTAGCAATTTCAGTAAGATAATCTTAGCAACATAAGGGACAAATATGTAAGACAGTTATCAAGGAAAGTTTTCTTACCTATTCAGAGAGCATGTGTGACACTTGGCACAAGTGTTTCCATGTGAGAGTGCATATTCTTCAAGGCCAGAAACTAGCTGGTCAATACTTGATGTCATAATAGAAAGATGGACATCATCAGAATCTTGTGGTAGACAGACATTTCTTGATTCAGCACTGCCTGTTTGCTCAACAAAGAGCTCACAAGCTAAATTCTGAGTAAGTACAAAGTAAACAGCCAAACAGGCACTTAAGTTACCAGACTAAGAAAAAAGATCTGAAATATAAAGATTCTCCAAGTACATGCACTTCATATTCAACAACCAAAATTGAAAATATGCCACAAccaattcaaatcaaatgatACATGAAATGTAATGTGCCTGACTGCTGATAATGATAATCAGTTTAAAGCATGTTATGTTTTTCCTTTCAGCTGATCAGCTCAGGGACATATATACACTCCTATTACTAGTCTATTCACAGCCAATGCACTTCTGATAGATGTCTCCAGCCATTGCCACGATCAAACATATGTTGCATTGCAACTGTGTTTGTATTCTTTCATCAAAAGGCCGTTGATAACTTTTCAAATAGATTCAAATGTAGGAGCTTCCTAATGCTAGTTGCTTGGGTCCTACTGTTTTCATTGCAGCATACAGACTGACAAACACCATATTTGGATATCACTGTTTCAGACAGACAAAGCTATACAGATACATTAATGTGTATTTGAGTATTGCATATCCTGTGAAAAGGCATGAACCTCCACCTAAAAATGGCAAACACATCAAGAAATACAGTAAAGCTAAGCATTGTAACTTAAAAAGAACAATGAAATCTGtacatttgattttaaaaaGTCTGAATAGCGTTGAATTTACTATTATTTGAACCGATAAAAAGGCCAAACAAGATGCATATTTTAGAAGGAAACTGAACTGACATAGCCCTtcgaaaaagaaagagaaacatAACACAATACACATCCATAAAACAGCACTGTTAATGCTATGGTATAGTCACTGCAGTAAGTATGGTACTGGGCATTTCGAGTCAAAGAGGCGATAACTAAAGACTGAAGGGATTAGGGACAGTTAAAATCTGAGCTCACATTTGAGAACTGTGACACAGTGAAGCTGCAAAGAAACATTGAAAAGGAAAGAGTATGAACTACTTCAGTTACAACTTGACGACAAGATAGCAGTTCAGAAATACTCACAACTGCTCTTAGCACAAGTATCTGCATAGGTTAACAAAGAAACAATCAGCTCAGAAAATAGTGGAGCCAACAACACAAGAAAGAAATGCTAAATGCCTAAACCGCATAAACTTGACACTTAACAGTTCTAACATACTTGCAAAGAAATTTCTTCTGCGAGTCTCTAGTCTCTATCACAAGACCATTATCAGGGTTCTAATACTGATAGGATGACAAAtcataattgatatatttttcctTGATTCCAGATGTCAGGGGACAGCACACAGCAGCTCATCAAGCtaaggttaaaaaaaaaatgtaaatttaAATTAGCTCATCATTTGcagaaatataaaaattgtgCCTGGGTAGATGGAAAGAATGATAAGGATTTGTATGAAGAGTTATTAACCAGGATGTGACATGGCTTTAGTAAACTATAAAACATTTACATTTAGCATGTAATAATCCGTTAAAGTTAAGTATACAGCTTGGCACGAAACATTTTATTTAACTTCTAATTTGATCACTCTTGGGAGATAATTTGGAAGACTATAGCAGTCATGGTGTCAACTGATTTGGAGGGTATTGTCAATCATAAATCAATTTAAAACTCTAGATTCACTAGTCATTTTTGTAGTGCCCAATGTAGAAACCATAAAGAGCACTACCTTTTCTGCTAGTTGAAAGAGGGTGGAAAcggattatttatttattttgcattgcAAAATTAACATCTCATAATGTCAAAACCAGCATCAAGTTAATTTCCCCTTTTCAGTCAATGTTAACAGATGATTCTGTAATGATGAAATTTTATTTAGCTTATGAACAAGCACCAGTTTCTGGACTACATAGGTTGGCAGATATCAGAAAGGTGAAACACAAATGTGATTCATGCAGTTGATTGACAAACAAATCCTCATGAAGATAATACAATTTccattgaagaaaatatttcaATAGCTGAAACTGGAAATATTGAATACACAAGAAGATAtggcaaaagaaaaagatataaTTTGTTATCAAGACAGACCTTACGAACGAAGGCAACCAACCATAATATGAAATCATCAACATCAGCTTCATTTGATAGCCAGAGGCATACTTCAGTTCCACTGTGTTGAAAAAGGCATGGATGAGTTAATTAACCACAGTATCCAATTGGTCACATCAAACTAACAAGAGATGGCCTACCTGAATGTTGCATGATTTTTGTATGTGGTAGCCAGCTTGGTGAATCTTGCACTTGATATCTCTTCTTGAAGGTTAAATCGATAACGGTAAATagcatcatcattgattcctaCAGAATGAGAAATAGGCAAGAAAGTATAAATGGCCTTCCCTCATTCAAACTATCATTAACGAACAAAAACAGTCTTTTACAAAATAGATTTATGTCCTTACATCACAAATGCAATCTATGAAGGATATCACAGTAGTGACTTAAACATGTGCACCAAATAGACAAAATGTGCCCTAAGAATTTCTGCAAAACATCTAAATAAACATAGGTTGGTAGCATAAATATTTGACATACTCTTCTAATTTATAAGTCTTTCATGACTGGGTTAATCCCTTCTCAATTTCAATTAAAGAAACTGTAGAGAAAACTACATTGCACCcagaaaatagagaaacaaaaggaaaagaaaacaaggaattttttttgaaagtaGCGGGGAAAGCTAGAAAACAGAAATTTCAGGGCACCATGGTCAGAGCTTGATCActtttatttattaaaattgCTATCAAGTTCGAAGTTTTTATGAGACAAAATCCTCATAGTACCTTGTCGATCAATGCTTTGCTATGCAAAATGTACTTCGCAGCTAGAGGGACTAAAAGTAATGAGCTGTTACCACAGTACTTCACAGCGAGCAATCTGTATAGCACAAACAGAACACTGAACCATGTCATGCATCATGGAAACAAAAAACATACCGGTAGTTGTGATTAAGAGAGTACCATCTGCAAGTAGATAGAAGCTGTGTAAGACAGAGGAAGATGAACTAATACAATAACTATTCCGTGGTACAAACCAAACGAAGATCAGAAAGAAGGCATAATATTGGGTATACAACACATTGTCACAGCAAAGTTGGTACTCCATTTGAAAGTTCACTTAAAACTATGGTTGTGAAGGAGTGTATCAGCGAAGAACATCTGTCCGTCTTACCATCAAGATAATCTTAATTCTGAAGGTATCAACGTTATAATAAACAAATGGCAATGACATGATCGCCATCATATCTCATGCCGTATCTAAGATGCTATAATTGAAGCGCGGACATTGGAGACAACTTAACGGTGTTGCTGTTAACTAGAGATATATTCCTAACATCAGAACTGAACTTTttgcgcaacatggtggatgCTAGTGACGAACACAAAGCAAATATTTTATGCAAGAGCAGGCGGGTATCTACCCCATTTCTCCACGGGAGTCTCGTGCGCCAAGACGTCGAGCTCCAGGAACTCCTCCAGCTTGCTCCCAACCCCAGTGTCCGAACTGCAACAGTTCACAAAATTGGAGACCGAACGAACCGTAAGCGGGGAATTTGACAGTGAGCCGCTCCTCCCGACGTGAGCGGAAGGAagagaagccaccgcagcctaCATACCGGTGACGCGCAGGGGCGCGGGGTCCGCGGGGCGTTTGAGCGACACAGTGAGCCGGCACGGCGACTCCGACATCCGGCAGCGCTGCACCGCCCAGTAAACCAACTGAAATGTAGGTGCGAAAACACTTGTGAGGAGTTTTAAGTGGAGCTAAGAGTGGTTTGGGGAAGAGAGAGGCGTACGGAGTGGAGCAGCTTCCGGTGGGGAGAGGAGGACGAGGGGGAGGACGACATGGTGAGGGAGAACGAGAACGCCGGCTTCTGGCGGGGAGCACTCCTCTCCGTGGCGCAGTTTCCGAAGAGAATGGGTAATTTACAGGCCGGCGCGCCGATGATCGCTGCTCGCCGGAGCTCCGCCGCCTACCGCCCACCGTCTCGCCTGGCCGAAATTTGGATCGCGAGATGTGGGAGTTGGAAATGGGTAATACCGAATAGCGCAAGGATCCTCGTGCAAAAGTTCC
The sequence above is drawn from the Phragmites australis chromosome 10, lpPhrAust1.1, whole genome shotgun sequence genome and encodes:
- the LOC133931323 gene encoding protein RER1A-like, whose protein sequence is MEPSPTVGSAERWRAEASRAFQHYLDRAAPHAAGRWAGTLVAAAVYALRVYYVQGFYVVAYGLGIYLLNLLIGFLSPMVDPELEALDAGPALPTRGSDEFKPFIRRLPEFKFWYAVTKAFCIAFVMTFFSVFDVPVFWPILLCYWIVLFALTMKRQIVHMIKYKYVPFNIGKQKYGGKKGPGANASKD
- the LOC133931091 gene encoding uncharacterized protein LOC133931091, whose amino-acid sequence is MAKFQRIRVSRVRRKVSAATRPTSRRKEPLRCANRPHPGRRRTPPSGRNGASSATDASAAAGEGGGVSSALPDWEAVQAASSTCIAGDARFPRWWQLCDADILIGAGSPFCPGRSAAGLRGMSTRRLGLQELGDGGPRTTGVRRSSGERRRGGGVVVTRPLTDGTLLITTTGINDDAIYRYRFNLQEEISSARFTKLATTYKNHATFSGTEVCLWLSNEADVDDFILWLVAFVRKILVLRAVVSISELLSCRQVVTEVVHTLSFSMFLCSFTVSQFSNNLACELFVEQTGSAESRNVCLPQDSDDVHLSIMTSSIDQLVSGLEEYALSHGNTCAKCHTCSLNRDLLKIGTGTVSNVDRRKAKGLNVEVVIVVAHTASDLSCWMVNCSSTQ